In Salinirussus salinus, the following proteins share a genomic window:
- a CDS encoding SLC13 family permease, with translation MADRSRAGRLWRHLWRLDRETRRLLRMEPVALLENSPGMDERERELAERLFGDDRSPPAGAGQGPARTSGPSPGGGGGGSSGGQGGGGSGSGPDGGGPSSNGGNAPGDGGNGGDDPDDETGGDTPEDDETGDFDAGFARTEEGSSFDTGGRYSRRQKIGLLLGPLLFVVLLAAPTPEGLSPAGQAVGATTAWVAVWWISEAIPIPATSLLPVVLLPATGAVEPGGATQPYASTLIFLFIGGFFIAVSLQRWGLHRRIALRTIRAIGTSPTRIILGFMAATAFLSMWVSNTATVVMMTPIGLAVVLQVADLVRQQDPSVTVEQGEFDFGTGLMLCIAYAASVGGVGTLIGTPPNIVFAGVVEAQFGQEVSFFQWMTYGIPIAVVGVVLIWVYVTKFLIRPEIDRVPGGVGVIDERLEALGGMKREEKLVLAVFGLTALAWISRPYVINDFVVLGWLSEDLVVEGVLPMVDDSTIAVAGALALFLIPARDSEGELTFLLDWTTALEIPWGVILLFGGGLSIASAFDETGLAVWIGEQLGALEGASMLAVVAVVVVLTIFMTEVTSNTATTAMLMPVLASLALGLSVHPYAVMVAGATAASFAFMLPVATPPNAVVFGSGYITMPQMVRTGFGLNLLGVLLIILLSLTWLPFAWGIDVTALPPWAA, from the coding sequence ATGGCCGACAGGTCACGGGCCGGCCGGCTGTGGCGGCATCTGTGGCGGCTGGACCGGGAGACGAGACGGCTGCTCCGAATGGAGCCCGTTGCGCTGCTGGAGAACTCGCCGGGGATGGACGAGCGGGAGCGGGAACTGGCCGAACGGCTGTTCGGGGACGACCGGTCACCCCCGGCCGGGGCCGGCCAGGGCCCGGCACGCACGAGCGGCCCGTCACCCGGTGGGGGAGGTGGCGGCTCCTCCGGTGGCCAGGGTGGCGGGGGAAGCGGTAGCGGTCCGGACGGCGGCGGCCCGAGCAGCAACGGGGGGAACGCCCCCGGCGACGGCGGGAACGGCGGGGACGACCCCGACGACGAGACCGGCGGGGACACCCCCGAAGACGACGAGACTGGCGACTTCGACGCCGGGTTCGCCCGGACCGAAGAGGGGTCGTCCTTCGACACCGGCGGGCGCTACAGCCGCCGACAGAAGATCGGTCTCCTGCTCGGCCCCCTGCTGTTCGTGGTGCTTCTGGCCGCCCCCACTCCCGAGGGGCTCTCCCCGGCCGGGCAGGCCGTCGGCGCGACCACGGCGTGGGTGGCGGTGTGGTGGATCTCCGAGGCGATCCCGATCCCGGCCACGTCGCTGTTGCCGGTCGTCTTGCTGCCGGCGACCGGCGCAGTCGAGCCGGGCGGCGCCACACAACCCTACGCGAGCACGCTGATCTTCCTGTTCATCGGCGGGTTTTTCATCGCGGTGAGCCTCCAGCGGTGGGGGCTCCACCGGCGGATCGCGCTCCGGACGATCCGCGCGATCGGCACCAGTCCGACCCGGATCATCCTCGGGTTCATGGCCGCGACCGCGTTCCTCTCGATGTGGGTGTCGAACACGGCCACGGTGGTGATGATGACCCCTATCGGTCTGGCGGTCGTCCTGCAGGTCGCTGACCTGGTCCGCCAGCAGGACCCGTCAGTCACGGTCGAACAGGGGGAGTTCGACTTCGGCACCGGGCTGATGCTGTGTATCGCCTACGCGGCGTCGGTCGGCGGCGTCGGCACGCTCATCGGAACGCCGCCGAACATCGTCTTCGCGGGCGTCGTCGAGGCGCAGTTCGGCCAGGAGGTCTCCTTCTTCCAGTGGATGACCTACGGGATCCCGATCGCCGTCGTGGGCGTGGTGCTCATCTGGGTCTACGTCACAAAGTTTCTGATCAGGCCCGAGATCGACCGGGTTCCCGGCGGTGTCGGCGTCATCGACGAGCGACTGGAGGCTCTCGGCGGGATGAAACGCGAGGAGAAACTGGTGCTCGCGGTGTTCGGACTCACGGCACTGGCGTGGATCTCCCGGCCCTACGTGATCAACGACTTCGTCGTCCTGGGGTGGCTCTCGGAGGACCTGGTGGTCGAGGGTGTGCTGCCGATGGTCGACGACAGCACTATCGCCGTCGCCGGGGCGCTCGCGCTCTTTCTGATCCCGGCGCGTGACTCGGAGGGGGAGCTCACCTTCCTGCTGGATTGGACGACGGCGCTTGAGATCCCCTGGGGCGTCATCCTGCTGTTCGGCGGCGGACTCTCGATCGCGAGCGCCTTCGACGAGACGGGGCTGGCGGTGTGGATCGGCGAGCAACTGGGCGCACTCGAGGGGGCCTCGATGCTGGCCGTCGTCGCGGTGGTGGTCGTGTTGACTATCTTCATGACGGAGGTCACGTCGAACACCGCGACGACCGCGATGCTGATGCCGGTCCTGGCGTCGCTGGCGCTCGGGCTCTCGGTCCACCCCTACGCGGTCATGGTCGCCGGCGCGACTGCCGCCTCCTTCGCCTTTATGCTCCCCGTCGCCACGCCGCCGAACGCCGTCGTCTTCGGGTCGGGATACATCACGATGCCACAGATGGTCCGGACCGGGTTCGGCCTCAACCTCCTCGGCGTCCTCCTCATCATCCTCCTCTCGCTGACCTGGCTGCCGTTCGCGTGGGGGATCGACGTCACGGCGCTCCCGCCCTGGGCGGCCTGA
- a CDS encoding acyl-CoA thioesterase: protein MDLPEIWENRVRFEETDRQGIVFYGNYVTFQDETVTQFFRETGFDYTERHQEWDVHVVNVDLNYHGQADVGDELVHGVRVESFGTSSMTFEYAAHRADDGSLLVDGSVTHVAVDGETREPTRIPDDFRAAVREFQDEPPVES, encoded by the coding sequence ATGGACCTACCGGAGATCTGGGAAAACAGGGTCCGGTTCGAGGAAACCGACCGGCAGGGCATCGTCTTCTACGGCAACTACGTCACCTTCCAGGACGAGACGGTCACGCAGTTCTTCCGCGAGACCGGCTTCGACTACACGGAGCGACACCAGGAGTGGGACGTCCACGTCGTCAACGTCGACCTGAACTATCACGGCCAGGCGGACGTCGGCGACGAACTCGTCCACGGCGTCCGGGTCGAGTCGTTCGGCACCTCGAGCATGACCTTCGAGTACGCCGCCCACCGGGCCGACGACGGCTCTCTCCTCGTCGACGGGTCGGTCACCCACGTCGCGGTCGACGGGGAGACCCGGGAGCCGACTCGGATCCCCGATGACTTCCGGGCGGCCGTCCGGGAGTTCCAGGACGAGCCACCCGTGGAGTCCTGA
- the moaC gene encoding cyclic pyranopterin monophosphate synthase MoaC, whose amino-acid sequence MSDDLTHTDETGEAQMVDVGDKPDSRRRAVAAGQLELRPSTVEAVRDDEVEKGNVLATARVGAVQAVKHTWETVPMCHQIPITNVDTDFSLDAEAGTVDLEVAVETTGKTGCEMEALEGVTTGLNVVLDMVKAAEKNADGQYPETRLTDVRVVEKVKRSV is encoded by the coding sequence ATGAGCGACGACCTCACACACACCGACGAGACAGGCGAGGCGCAGATGGTCGACGTGGGCGACAAGCCCGACTCCCGGCGGCGGGCGGTCGCCGCGGGCCAGCTCGAACTGCGGCCGTCGACCGTCGAGGCGGTCCGGGACGACGAGGTGGAGAAGGGCAACGTGCTCGCTACCGCCCGCGTCGGCGCCGTTCAGGCGGTCAAACACACCTGGGAGACGGTCCCGATGTGTCACCAGATCCCCATCACGAACGTCGATACCGACTTCTCGCTGGACGCCGAGGCCGGGACCGTCGACCTCGAGGTCGCGGTCGAGACGACCGGCAAGACCGGCTGCGAGATGGAGGCTCTGGAAGGGGTGACGACGGGACTGAACGTCGTCCTTGACATGGTGAAGGCGGCCGAGAAGAATGCGGACGGACAGTACCCCGAGACGCGGCTCACCGACGTCCGGGTCGTCGAGAAGGTGAAGCGGTCGGTCTGA
- the moaA gene encoding GTP 3',8-cyclase MoaA: MLVDDFGRAVSGVRVSLTDRCNFDCVYCHNEGLGDTRGPMDAQDHEMDTDDVVRFLEVAREFDVEAVKFTGGEPMLRQDLEEIIRRTPDGMEVSMTTNGTFLPGRAPDLKAAGLERVNVSQDALDPDDFAQITKSGAYDQVIEGVEAALAAGLAPVKLNMVVFEATAGYIPRMVDHVAANDGLQLQLIEYMPELVGNPEWAVDIDRVHGWLEEQADRVEHREMHDRRRYYVSSEDGDGEGMVEIVDPVENEEFCANCERVRVTHDGKLKGCLNRGDDHRPMGGMTKPEIRETFRETVANRVPYYGEYLVEEDGEWVLNEKYVRKPATADD, encoded by the coding sequence ATGCTCGTCGACGACTTCGGCCGGGCGGTCTCTGGCGTGCGGGTCTCGCTCACCGACCGGTGTAACTTCGACTGCGTCTACTGTCACAACGAGGGGCTCGGCGACACCCGCGGGCCGATGGACGCGCAGGACCACGAGATGGACACCGACGACGTGGTCCGCTTCCTGGAAGTGGCCCGGGAGTTCGACGTCGAGGCAGTCAAGTTCACCGGCGGCGAGCCGATGCTCCGGCAGGACCTGGAGGAGATCATCCGCCGGACCCCCGACGGAATGGAGGTCTCGATGACGACCAACGGCACGTTCCTCCCCGGTCGGGCGCCGGACCTGAAGGCAGCGGGGCTGGAACGGGTCAACGTCTCCCAGGACGCACTCGACCCCGACGATTTCGCACAGATAACCAAAAGCGGTGCCTACGACCAGGTCATCGAGGGCGTGGAGGCCGCGCTGGCGGCGGGCCTCGCTCCCGTCAAGCTGAACATGGTGGTCTTCGAGGCGACCGCGGGCTACATTCCCCGGATGGTCGACCACGTCGCCGCAAACGACGGCCTCCAGCTCCAGCTCATCGAGTACATGCCCGAGCTCGTCGGCAATCCGGAGTGGGCGGTCGACATCGACCGCGTCCACGGCTGGCTCGAGGAGCAGGCCGACCGGGTCGAACACCGCGAGATGCACGACCGCCGGCGCTACTACGTGAGTTCCGAGGACGGGGACGGAGAGGGGATGGTAGAGATCGTCGACCCCGTCGAGAACGAGGAGTTCTGTGCCAACTGCGAGCGCGTCCGGGTGACCCACGACGGCAAGCTGAAGGGCTGCCTCAATCGCGGCGACGACCACCGTCCGATGGGCGGGATGACCAAACCCGAGATCCGGGAGACCTTCCGGGAGACCGTCGCGAACCGCGTCCCCTACTACGGCGAGTACCTCGTCGAGGAGGACGGCGAGTGGGTGCTCAACGAGAAGTACGTCAGAAAGCCCGCGACCGCCGACGACTGA
- a CDS encoding molybdopterin molybdotransferase MoeA gives MTHEFDDVARLAEARERLREVVTPDEAETVPVGEAAGRTLAAPVRARRAVPHYERAAMDGYAVRAADTQRAGRSPVALDPAGDEVGPGDAAQVHTGSPLPDGADAVVMVERTREVGDTVEVSSSVTPGENVAPVGEDVGADQHLYDAGHRLTAADLGLLRSAGHEEVEVYERPRVSVVPTGEELVPAGEEPEPGEIVETNGLVVSRLVERWGGEATYRGVVTDDVDALGAAIDRDTDHDVVVTTGGTSVGERDLLPAVVGERGSVEVHGLAVKPGHPAGFGVVDDTLVLMLPGYPVSCLVVATQLLRPAVARAGGFEADPIPETAGVLERKIASEPGVRTFARVSVEEVGGGGERSMVTPTRTSGAGVLSSVTLSDGWVVVPEDSEGYEAGREVAVERWDWEP, from the coding sequence ATGACCCACGAGTTCGACGACGTCGCGCGCCTGGCCGAGGCCCGCGAGCGCCTGCGGGAGGTCGTGACACCGGACGAGGCCGAGACGGTCCCCGTGGGAGAGGCCGCCGGCCGGACCCTCGCCGCGCCGGTCCGGGCGCGGCGGGCCGTCCCCCACTACGAGCGGGCGGCGATGGACGGCTACGCGGTCCGCGCGGCAGACACCCAGCGTGCCGGCCGGTCACCGGTCGCGCTCGACCCGGCCGGGGACGAGGTCGGCCCGGGGGACGCGGCCCAGGTCCACACCGGGAGTCCGCTGCCCGACGGCGCCGACGCCGTGGTGATGGTCGAGCGGACCCGCGAGGTCGGCGACACCGTCGAGGTGTCCTCGAGTGTGACCCCCGGCGAGAACGTCGCGCCGGTCGGCGAGGACGTCGGCGCCGACCAGCACCTCTACGACGCCGGCCACCGGCTGACCGCCGCGGACCTCGGCCTCCTGCGGAGCGCCGGCCACGAGGAGGTCGAGGTCTACGAGCGTCCGCGGGTCAGCGTCGTCCCCACTGGCGAGGAGCTCGTTCCCGCGGGCGAGGAGCCCGAGCCCGGCGAGATCGTCGAGACCAACGGGCTGGTGGTCTCCCGGCTCGTCGAGCGGTGGGGCGGGGAGGCGACCTACCGCGGGGTCGTGACCGACGACGTCGACGCGCTCGGGGCGGCCATCGACCGCGACACCGACCACGACGTCGTGGTCACGACCGGGGGCACCTCCGTCGGCGAGCGGGACCTGCTCCCGGCGGTCGTCGGGGAGCGTGGCTCCGTCGAGGTGCACGGCCTGGCGGTCAAACCGGGCCACCCCGCCGGCTTCGGCGTGGTCGACGACACGCTCGTGTTAATGCTGCCGGGCTACCCCGTCTCCTGTCTGGTCGTCGCGACACAGCTGCTCCGGCCGGCGGTCGCCCGCGCCGGCGGGTTCGAGGCCGACCCGATACCCGAGACCGCCGGCGTCCTCGAGCGGAAGATAGCGAGCGAACCCGGCGTGCGCACCTTCGCCCGCGTCTCCGTCGAGGAGGTCGGGGGGGGCGGCGAGCGGTCGATGGTGACCCCCACCCGGACGTCGGGGGCGGGCGTCCTCTCGAGCGTGACGCTGTCGGACGGGTGGGTCGTCGTCCCCGAGGACTCGGAGGGGTACGAGGCCGGTCGGGAGGTCGCCGTCGAGCGCTGGGACTGGGAGCCCTGA
- a CDS encoding molybdopterin synthase, protein MKLLGIAGPSGSGKTTLVERLLDRLGERGRVATVKHVDHGVDIDREGKDTARHRAAGAAETHAITDDGAWFATGEDRTLEDVLDDLAPDYDYALVEGYSGADIPTVALGGRDHQGETVAAASEAGAVDLDAVLGALEDQDPFETLSSLVVQAKQSPDAVYSGAIATFTGRVRTKEGPDDEATELLEFEKYDGVAAEKLAAIREDLEAREGVYEVLLHHRTGVVESGEDIVFVVVLAGHREEAFETVEDGINRLKAEVPLFKKEVTVADEFWAHQHDTGVEPAGDAQAPDTGTED, encoded by the coding sequence ATGAAACTGCTCGGGATCGCCGGCCCCTCGGGCTCGGGGAAGACGACGCTGGTCGAGCGCCTCCTCGACCGCCTCGGCGAGCGCGGCCGCGTCGCCACGGTCAAACACGTCGACCACGGCGTCGACATCGACCGGGAGGGCAAGGACACCGCCCGCCACCGCGCGGCAGGCGCCGCCGAGACGCACGCCATCACCGACGACGGCGCGTGGTTCGCGACCGGCGAGGACCGCACGCTCGAGGACGTTCTCGACGACCTCGCCCCCGACTACGACTACGCGCTGGTCGAGGGATACAGCGGCGCCGACATCCCCACGGTCGCGCTCGGCGGGCGCGACCACCAGGGGGAGACGGTCGCGGCCGCCTCCGAGGCGGGCGCCGTGGACCTCGACGCCGTCCTCGGCGCCCTCGAGGACCAGGACCCCTTCGAGACGCTCTCGTCGCTGGTGGTACAGGCCAAGCAGTCGCCGGACGCGGTCTACTCGGGGGCCATCGCCACCTTCACCGGCCGGGTCCGGACGAAGGAAGGCCCGGACGACGAGGCGACCGAACTGCTCGAGTTCGAGAAGTACGACGGCGTCGCGGCCGAGAAGCTGGCGGCGATCCGCGAGGACCTGGAGGCCCGCGAGGGGGTCTACGAGGTCCTGCTTCACCACCGGACCGGTGTCGTCGAGTCCGGCGAGGACATCGTCTTCGTGGTCGTGCTCGCTGGCCACCGCGAGGAGGCCTTTGAAACTGTGGAGGACGGGATCAACCGCCTGAAGGCGGAGGTCCCGCTGTTCAAGAAGGAGGTCACCGTCGCCGACGAGTTCTGGGCCCACCAGCACGACACCGGGGTCGAGCCCGCTGGTGACGCCCAGGCGCCCGACACGGGTACGGAGGACTGA
- a CDS encoding molybdopterin biosynthesis protein, which yields MSERREMRDLVTLDRAREVVGDLDVGGGTERVPLGEASGRVLAERVDADLDVPGFDRASVDGYAVRAADTTGAGEASPVTLAVGGLVEAGERPEVTVEEGVAVEIATGAVVPPGANAVVMVEDTTEGEETVDIRRAVPPGGNVMAAGADIAAGDRALGAGVRLTPRTVGLLAAMGHETVTVRRLPRVAVVATGEELVQPGEELDHGRGQIYDVNTETIATGVREAGGEPVRYTRVPDDREAMADALREAAGECDMILTAGSTSASGADMLYSVVEEVGDLLVHGVALKPGKPTIIGRVDGTPYVGLPGYPVSALSVFRLLVAPRLRRAAGYGTERSVTATGRLAVDERFDEGRRRALPVGLVEDGDGETVVYPVDKGSGATTTLAAADGVVDMPADTRRLRAGEDVTVELFSPDARAPPVLAVGESDPAAVELLDAVDGARYLTDGDRAGRRWLRDGVADVAVLTGEVAGPEAEGSEVLAAWTREWGVVTAEGDPGDHPLESLAESGRSVATVNRDLGLRAAVDDAARESGLDPDALAGVETAGIESPARRVADGRADAGVALRATAERLGLPFAAVGVQSVSLVGNEGRLAKPGVGRLREETGSLPGLLSDLPGYAE from the coding sequence ATGAGTGAGCGCCGCGAGATGCGTGACCTGGTGACACTCGACCGCGCCCGCGAGGTCGTCGGAGACCTCGACGTCGGCGGCGGGACCGAACGCGTCCCGCTTGGCGAGGCCAGCGGTCGGGTGCTCGCAGAGCGGGTCGACGCCGACCTCGACGTCCCGGGATTCGACCGCGCGAGCGTCGACGGCTACGCGGTCCGTGCGGCGGACACGACCGGCGCCGGCGAGGCCAGCCCCGTCACCCTGGCGGTCGGCGGTCTCGTCGAGGCGGGCGAGCGCCCCGAGGTAACGGTCGAGGAGGGCGTCGCCGTCGAAATAGCGACCGGCGCGGTCGTCCCGCCGGGGGCCAACGCCGTCGTGATGGTCGAGGACACCACCGAGGGCGAGGAGACGGTCGATATTCGGCGGGCGGTCCCACCCGGTGGCAACGTCATGGCCGCGGGTGCGGACATCGCGGCGGGCGACCGGGCGCTCGGCGCGGGCGTCCGGCTGACGCCCCGCACGGTGGGGCTGCTCGCGGCGATGGGTCACGAGACCGTCACAGTCCGCCGTCTCCCCCGGGTAGCCGTCGTCGCCACCGGTGAGGAGCTCGTCCAGCCCGGCGAGGAGCTGGACCACGGCCGCGGCCAGATCTACGACGTCAACACCGAGACCATCGCGACCGGCGTCCGCGAGGCGGGCGGGGAGCCGGTCCGGTACACCCGCGTCCCCGACGACAGGGAGGCGATGGCCGACGCCCTCCGGGAGGCTGCCGGGGAGTGTGACATGATACTGACCGCGGGGTCGACCAGCGCCAGCGGCGCGGACATGCTCTACAGCGTCGTCGAGGAGGTCGGCGACCTGCTGGTCCACGGCGTCGCGCTCAAGCCCGGCAAGCCGACGATAATCGGCCGCGTCGACGGGACCCCCTACGTCGGCCTGCCGGGCTATCCCGTCTCCGCGCTGTCGGTCTTCCGGCTGCTCGTCGCGCCCCGCCTGCGCCGGGCGGCAGGCTACGGGACCGAGCGGTCGGTCACGGCCACGGGGCGGCTGGCCGTCGACGAGCGCTTCGACGAGGGTCGGCGCCGGGCGCTCCCGGTCGGGCTCGTCGAGGACGGCGACGGTGAAACGGTCGTCTACCCCGTCGACAAGGGCAGCGGCGCGACGACCACGCTCGCGGCGGCCGACGGCGTGGTCGACATGCCGGCGGACACCCGCCGTCTCCGGGCCGGCGAAGACGTGACGGTCGAACTGTTCTCGCCGGACGCCCGCGCCCCGCCGGTGCTGGCCGTCGGCGAGAGCGACCCCGCGGCGGTCGAACTGCTGGACGCCGTCGACGGCGCCCGCTACCTCACCGACGGCGACCGCGCCGGCCGGCGCTGGCTCCGCGACGGGGTCGCCGACGTCGCGGTGCTCACCGGCGAGGTGGCCGGCCCGGAGGCAGAGGGCAGCGAGGTACTCGCGGCCTGGACCCGCGAGTGGGGGGTCGTGACGGCCGAGGGCGACCCTGGGGACCACCCGCTGGAGTCGCTCGCCGAGAGTGGCCGGTCGGTCGCGACCGTCAACCGCGACCTCGGGCTCCGGGCCGCGGTCGACGACGCCGCCCGAGAGTCGGGCCTCGACCCGGACGCGCTCGCCGGGGTGGAGACCGCCGGTATCGAGAGTCCCGCCCGCCGGGTCGCCGACGGCCGGGCGGATGCCGGCGTCGCGCTGCGGGCGACCGCCGAGCGACTCGGCCTCCCGTTCGCCGCCGTCGGCGTCCAGTCAGTTTCGCTCGTGGGCAACGAAGGACGGCTCGCGAAGCCCGGCGTCGGCCGGCTCCGGGAGGAGACGGGGTCGCTGCCTGGGCTCCTGTCCGACTTGCCGGGCTACGCCGAGTGA
- a CDS encoding DoxX family protein → MSTRQIEATLFGRETDFEYSETWVGYSLLALRLVMGWTLFYGGIDKVLASDWSARGYLMGAATREGTLFAGFWETMATDYIGIVDPLNMWGLTLVGLALMVGAFVRWSAFWGAVMMLFYYFSSYPLSHSLLIDDHVVYAVLLFGLGAFGAGRILGVDEYLEKTSVVENNPWLRYFLG, encoded by the coding sequence ATGTCCACAAGGCAGATAGAGGCGACCCTGTTCGGGCGGGAAACTGACTTCGAATACTCCGAGACGTGGGTCGGATACTCGCTGCTCGCACTGCGCCTGGTGATGGGCTGGACGCTGTTTTATGGCGGGATCGACAAAGTCCTGGCAAGCGACTGGTCGGCTCGGGGCTACCTGATGGGGGCGGCGACCCGTGAAGGAACCCTCTTCGCGGGCTTCTGGGAGACGATGGCCACCGACTACATCGGCATCGTTGACCCGCTGAATATGTGGGGCCTGACGCTGGTGGGCCTGGCGCTGATGGTCGGCGCGTTCGTGCGCTGGAGCGCCTTCTGGGGGGCCGTGATGATGCTGTTCTACTACTTCTCCAGCTACCCCCTCTCGCACAGCCTCCTCATCGACGACCACGTCGTCTACGCCGTGTTGCTGTTCGGTCTCGGCGCCTTCGGCGCCGGCCGGATCCTGGGGGTCGACGAGTACCTCGAGAAGACCTCGGTCGTCGAGAACAACCCCTGGCTCCGGTACTTCCTGGGCTGA
- a CDS encoding SRPBCC family protein: MESITLSRLVEAPRGEVAELVGDVETFMRAAEFDDATVEGDRLRIRNGVGLATIELDCELVDRDCALAYEQRDGIFKTMETRYELLEREGGTEVRATTEFAVDVALVGEILDATVIKRQRRKELEAQFDYLERQAAGT, translated from the coding sequence ATGGAGTCGATCACGCTCTCGCGGCTGGTCGAGGCACCGCGCGGGGAGGTAGCCGAGCTGGTCGGGGACGTCGAGACGTTCATGCGCGCCGCGGAGTTCGACGACGCGACGGTCGAGGGCGACCGGCTGCGGATCCGCAACGGCGTCGGGCTGGCGACGATCGAACTCGACTGCGAGCTGGTCGACCGCGACTGCGCGCTGGCCTACGAACAGCGCGACGGGATCTTCAAGACGATGGAGACCCGCTACGAACTCCTCGAGCGCGAGGGAGGGACCGAAGTCCGGGCGACGACGGAGTTCGCCGTCGACGTCGCGCTGGTCGGGGAGATCCTCGACGCGACCGTGATCAAACGCCAGCGCCGGAAGGAACTGGAGGCGCAGTTCGACTACCTGGAGCGGCAGGCGGCCGGTACTTAA
- a CDS encoding helix-turn-helix domain-containing protein, which yields MPRAVLTVHIPDRVWMGGLTRRHPDAEFRILTAFPDGDHGTAMAEVTADRLEEVLRDMDDCEEVVDLELLGRPGPEALVQFETSEPLLLVPVRKSGALLDLPFEVRDGRASWEVTATRDRLSTLGDQLRALGISFEVESVTQQVEADRLLTDRQSTLVETAVEEGYYDTPRDCTLTDLAEEVGVAKSTASETLHRAEGKIVKEFVDEVELTS from the coding sequence ATGCCACGAGCGGTACTGACGGTCCACATCCCCGACCGGGTCTGGATGGGGGGGCTCACCCGGCGTCACCCCGACGCCGAATTCCGCATCCTCACCGCGTTCCCGGACGGCGACCACGGGACCGCCATGGCGGAGGTCACGGCCGACCGCCTCGAGGAGGTGCTCCGGGACATGGACGACTGCGAGGAAGTGGTCGACCTCGAACTCCTGGGGCGGCCGGGCCCGGAGGCGCTGGTCCAGTTCGAGACCTCCGAGCCGCTGCTTCTGGTGCCGGTGAGGAAGTCCGGCGCCCTGCTCGACCTGCCCTTCGAGGTGCGGGACGGGCGCGCCTCCTGGGAAGTGACCGCGACGCGGGACCGGCTGTCGACGCTCGGCGACCAGCTGCGCGCGCTGGGGATCAGCTTCGAGGTGGAGTCGGTCACCCAGCAGGTCGAGGCCGACCGGCTGCTGACCGACCGCCAGTCGACGCTGGTCGAGACTGCCGTCGAGGAGGGGTACTACGACACGCCGCGGGACTGCACGCTGACGGACCTGGCAGAGGAGGTTGGGGTCGCCAAGTCCACTGCCAGCGAGACGCTCCACCGCGCCGAGGGGAAGATCGTCAAGGAGTTCGTCGACGAGGTCGAACTCACGAGTTAG